From one Nocardioides scoriae genomic stretch:
- a CDS encoding ABC transporter permease subunit (The N-terminal region of this protein, as described by TIGR01726, is a three transmembrane segment that identifies a subfamily of ABC transporter permease subunits, which specificities that include histidine, arginine, glutamine, glutamate, L-cystine (sic), the opines (in Agrobacterium) octopine and nopaline, etc.), whose protein sequence is MQFFRCRATAPASFLLAVLGLLVLLAGPAQAADGDGPLVRVGTEGTYPPFTYEDPDTGDLTGYDVDVMKAVAKEAGWRVQFATSQFDAIFGSLDSGRIDAVANQITINPERQARYLFSEPYTYSRGVIVTAKDDDSITTLADLKGRTTAQSETSNWSQVAKDAGAKVENVDQFSQAATLLAQGRVDAIVNDNIAVLDYLKTSGSDAIKIAGYAGDDVSEQALTFRKDEPQLQRQADQALQELRADGTLSRLSEKYFGTDVSSESSTEVDLQGDRQRSTWQVLRGAAGPMLWGMLKGTIPLTVVSFVLGLALGLVVALGRLSQVRVLRAASRFFISVIRGTPLLVQLFIVFYGLGQVGLKLDPFVAATVAFSLNVAGYAAEIIRAAILSVPRGQFEAASSIGMDRGLAMRRIVLPQASRIAVPPLGNTLLSLVKDTSLAAVVLVDETFRAAVSAAATSFEYLPLYCLAALYYWIVCFLISSAQKPLERRLGRYVA, encoded by the coding sequence GTGCAGTTCTTCCGCTGCCGGGCCACGGCCCCGGCTTCCTTCCTACTGGCGGTGCTGGGGCTGCTCGTGCTCCTCGCCGGGCCGGCCCAGGCAGCCGACGGCGACGGGCCGCTCGTCCGGGTCGGGACCGAGGGCACCTACCCGCCCTTCACCTACGAGGACCCCGACACCGGCGACCTGACCGGCTACGACGTCGACGTCATGAAGGCGGTGGCCAAGGAGGCCGGCTGGCGGGTGCAGTTCGCGACCTCCCAGTTCGACGCCATCTTCGGCTCGCTCGACAGCGGCCGCATCGACGCGGTCGCCAACCAGATCACGATCAACCCCGAGCGCCAGGCGCGCTACCTGTTCTCCGAGCCCTACACCTACTCCCGCGGCGTCATCGTCACCGCCAAGGACGACGACAGCATCACCACGCTGGCCGACCTGAAGGGCCGCACGACCGCCCAGTCGGAGACGAGCAACTGGTCCCAGGTGGCCAAGGACGCGGGCGCGAAGGTCGAGAACGTCGACCAGTTCTCCCAGGCCGCCACCCTGCTCGCACAGGGGCGGGTGGACGCGATCGTCAACGACAACATCGCGGTCCTCGACTACCTCAAGACCAGCGGCTCCGACGCCATCAAGATCGCCGGCTACGCCGGTGACGACGTGAGCGAGCAGGCGCTGACCTTCCGCAAGGACGAGCCGCAGCTGCAGCGCCAGGCCGACCAGGCGCTGCAGGAGCTGCGCGCCGACGGGACGCTGTCACGGCTGTCGGAGAAGTACTTCGGCACCGACGTCTCCTCGGAGTCCTCCACCGAGGTCGACCTCCAGGGCGACCGCCAGCGCAGCACCTGGCAGGTGCTCCGCGGGGCGGCCGGGCCGATGCTGTGGGGGATGCTCAAGGGCACCATCCCGCTCACCGTGGTCAGCTTCGTCCTCGGTCTGGCGCTCGGCCTGGTCGTGGCGCTGGGGAGGCTCTCCCAGGTCCGGGTGCTCCGGGCCGCGTCGAGGTTCTTCATCTCCGTCATCCGCGGCACCCCGCTGCTGGTGCAGCTGTTCATCGTCTTCTACGGCCTGGGCCAGGTCGGGCTCAAGCTCGACCCGTTCGTCGCAGCGACGGTGGCCTTCAGCCTCAACGTCGCGGGGTACGCCGCCGAGATCATCCGGGCGGCGATCCTCTCGGTGCCCCGGGGCCAGTTCGAGGCGGCCAGCTCGATCGGCATGGACCGCGGCCTGGCGATGCGCCGCATCGTGCTGCCGCAGGCGTCGCGGATCGCGGTCCCGCCGCTGGGCAACACGCTGCTCTCGCTGGTCAAGGACACCTCGCTCGCCGCGGTGGTGCTCGTCGACGAGACCTTCCGGGCCGCGGTCTCGGCCGCAGCGACCAGCTTCGAGTACCTGCCGCTGTACTGCCTGGCGGCGCTGTACTACTGGATCGTCTGCTTCCTCATCTCCTCGGCGCAGAAGCCCCTGGAGCGTCGACTCGGGAGGTACGTCGCATGA
- the speB gene encoding agmatinase, producing MARYGAQFGPDLTFLGVDAVDLEDRTALEAADVVVVGAPFDGGASHRAGTRFGPGAIRQACYLPHDGSRPSLALRVDALQDVRVVDAGDVMMPPGHIEQSLGNLEDAVFAVASAGAVPLVLGGDHSIALADATGVARHLGYGRVSMIHFDAHADTGDIEFGSLYGHGQPMRRLIESGALRGDRFLQMGLRGYWPGPETLGWMAEQQMRSYEMTEIGKRGLDACLDEAFEIALDDCDAVFLSVDIDVCDPGHAPGTGTPEPGGLSSRQLLDAVRRICLELPVAGIDVVEVSPPYDHAEITAFLANRVCLEALSGLAARKVGISHDPAGPLLDGR from the coding sequence GTGGCCCGCTACGGCGCCCAGTTCGGGCCGGACCTCACCTTCCTCGGGGTCGACGCCGTCGACCTCGAGGACCGGACGGCGCTGGAGGCCGCCGACGTGGTGGTGGTCGGTGCCCCCTTCGACGGCGGGGCCAGCCACCGAGCCGGCACCCGCTTCGGGCCCGGCGCCATCCGCCAGGCCTGCTACCTGCCCCACGACGGCTCGCGGCCCAGCCTGGCCCTGCGCGTGGACGCGCTCCAGGACGTCCGGGTGGTCGACGCCGGTGACGTGATGATGCCGCCCGGCCACATCGAGCAGTCGCTCGGCAACCTCGAGGACGCGGTGTTCGCCGTCGCCTCGGCCGGCGCCGTCCCGCTGGTGCTCGGCGGGGACCACTCCATCGCCCTGGCCGACGCCACCGGCGTGGCCCGGCACCTCGGCTACGGCCGGGTCTCGATGATCCACTTCGACGCCCACGCCGACACCGGCGACATCGAGTTCGGCTCGCTCTACGGCCACGGCCAGCCGATGCGTCGCCTCATCGAGTCCGGTGCCCTGCGCGGCGACCGGTTCCTCCAGATGGGGCTGCGCGGCTACTGGCCCGGCCCGGAGACCCTCGGCTGGATGGCCGAGCAGCAGATGCGCTCCTACGAGATGACCGAGATCGGCAAGCGTGGTCTCGACGCCTGCCTCGACGAGGCCTTCGAGATCGCGCTCGACGACTGCGACGCCGTCTTCCTCTCGGTCGACATCGACGTCTGCGACCCCGGCCACGCCCCGGGCACGGGCACCCCCGAGCCGGGCGGTCTCTCGTCGCGGCAGCTGCTGGACGCCGTGCGCCGGATCTGCCTCGAGCTGCCGGTGGCCGGGATCGACGTCGTGGAGGTCAGTCCGCCCTACGACCACGCCGAGATCACGGCCTTCCTGGCCAACCGGGTCTGCCTCGAGGCGCTCTCGGGACTGGCGGCTCGGAAGGTCGGGATCAGCCACGACCCGGCCGGTCCGCTGCTCGACGGTCGCTGA
- a CDS encoding saccharopine dehydrogenase family protein → MSERAAMRILLVGAGGVGSAFTAIAARRSFFERCVVADYSRERADAAVAALEGDTRFVAAQVDASDASSVEALVREHEVTHVMNAVDPRFVMPVFEGAHAGGADYLDMAMSLSHPHPERPHSETGIKLGDEQFAVADQWQREGRLALVGIGVEPGLSDVFARYAADHLFSEIDELGVRDGANLAVEGHDFAPSFSIWTTIEECLNPPVIWERDRGWFTTPPFSEPEVFEFPEGIGPVECVNVEHEEVLLMPRWVDCRRATFKYGLGDEFIEVLKTLHKLGLDSTEKVRASGVEVSPRDVVAACLPDPATLGAKMTGKTCAGLFVTGTGTDGRPRATYLYHVVDNEWSMREYGHQCVVWQTAVNPVVALELLATGEWTGTGVLGPEAFDAVPFLDLLTAYGSPWGQREDGLGDVSVGDERHEAV, encoded by the coding sequence GTGAGTGAGCGCGCCGCGATGAGGATCCTGCTGGTCGGGGCCGGGGGCGTGGGGTCGGCGTTCACCGCCATCGCCGCCCGCCGCTCCTTCTTCGAGCGCTGCGTGGTCGCGGACTACTCCCGCGAGCGGGCCGACGCCGCCGTGGCGGCGCTGGAGGGCGACACCCGCTTCGTGGCCGCCCAGGTCGACGCGTCCGACGCGTCGTCGGTGGAGGCGCTGGTGCGCGAGCACGAGGTCACCCACGTGATGAACGCCGTCGACCCACGCTTCGTGATGCCGGTCTTCGAGGGAGCCCACGCCGGGGGCGCGGACTACCTCGACATGGCGATGAGCCTGTCCCACCCGCACCCCGAGCGGCCCCACTCCGAGACCGGGATCAAGCTCGGCGACGAGCAGTTCGCGGTCGCCGACCAGTGGCAGCGCGAGGGTCGCCTGGCGCTGGTGGGGATCGGCGTGGAGCCGGGCCTGTCCGACGTCTTCGCGCGCTACGCCGCGGACCACCTGTTCTCCGAGATCGACGAGCTCGGCGTGCGCGACGGCGCCAACCTGGCGGTCGAGGGCCACGACTTCGCGCCGTCGTTCTCCATCTGGACCACGATCGAGGAGTGCCTCAACCCTCCCGTGATCTGGGAGCGCGACCGCGGCTGGTTCACCACCCCGCCGTTCAGCGAGCCCGAGGTGTTCGAGTTCCCCGAGGGCATCGGCCCGGTCGAGTGCGTCAACGTCGAGCACGAGGAGGTGCTGCTGATGCCGCGGTGGGTGGACTGCCGCCGCGCCACCTTCAAGTACGGCCTCGGCGACGAGTTCATCGAGGTGCTCAAGACGCTGCACAAGCTGGGCCTGGACTCGACCGAGAAGGTCCGCGCCTCCGGCGTCGAGGTCAGCCCGCGCGACGTGGTCGCCGCCTGCCTGCCCGACCCGGCGACGCTGGGCGCGAAGATGACCGGCAAGACCTGCGCGGGCCTGTTCGTCACCGGCACCGGCACGGACGGCCGGCCCCGGGCGACGTACCTCTACCACGTGGTCGACAACGAGTGGTCGATGCGCGAGTACGGCCACCAGTGCGTCGTCTGGCAGACCGCGGTCAACCCGGTGGTGGCGCTCGAGCTGCTGGCCACGGGGGAGTGGACCGGCACCGGCGTGCTCGGCCCCGAGGCCTTCGACGCGGTGCCGTTCCTCGACCTGCTCACGGCCTACGGCAGCCCCTGGGGCCAGCGCGAGGACGGGCTCGGCGACGTGTCGGTCGGCGACGAGCGGCACGAGGCGGTCTGA
- a CDS encoding aminobutyraldehyde dehydrogenase, with protein sequence MPETHFRNVINGELVDAASGEAYDVVDPTTGEVYATAAKSGAEDVDRAYAAADAAFEGWGYATPQDRSNALLKLAGAIEERIEEINAVECRDTGKPLQVTMEEEMPYASDHFKFFAGAARLLDGVSAGEYMADHTSWVRREPIGVVGQVTPWNYPLLMMIWKIAPALAAGNTVVLKPSDTTPASSTLLAEIAQGVLPPGVLNVVCGDRDTGRALVEHKTPQMVAITGSVRAGMQVAESAARDLKRVHLELGGKAPCVVFDDADVAAAAEGIAGAGLFNAGQDCTAATRVLVQAGVHDEFVAALAEAAQGMPTGMPDAEGTYYGPLNNENQLAHVSGMVDRLPDHASVVTGGTRHGDRGYFYDPTVLSGLRQDDEQIQTEIFGPVMTVQKFGDEAEALRWANDVPYALASSVWTRDHARALRVSRRLDFGAVWINTHIPFISEMPHGGFKHSGYGKDLSKYGFDDYTRIKHVMSYIGE encoded by the coding sequence ATGCCTGAGACCCACTTCCGCAACGTCATCAACGGTGAGCTCGTCGACGCAGCGTCGGGGGAGGCCTACGACGTGGTCGACCCGACCACCGGCGAGGTCTACGCCACCGCGGCCAAGTCCGGCGCCGAGGACGTCGACCGGGCGTACGCCGCCGCCGACGCCGCCTTCGAGGGCTGGGGGTACGCCACCCCGCAGGACCGGTCCAACGCCCTGCTGAAGCTGGCCGGGGCCATCGAGGAGCGGATCGAGGAGATCAACGCCGTCGAGTGCCGCGACACCGGCAAGCCCCTCCAGGTGACGATGGAGGAGGAGATGCCCTACGCCTCGGACCACTTCAAGTTCTTCGCCGGCGCGGCCCGCCTGCTCGACGGCGTCTCGGCCGGGGAGTACATGGCCGACCACACCTCCTGGGTGCGCCGCGAGCCGATCGGGGTCGTGGGCCAGGTGACGCCGTGGAACTACCCGCTGCTGATGATGATCTGGAAGATCGCCCCGGCGCTCGCGGCCGGCAACACGGTGGTGCTCAAGCCCTCCGACACCACCCCCGCCTCCTCGACCCTTCTGGCCGAGATCGCCCAGGGCGTGCTGCCGCCCGGCGTGCTCAACGTCGTGTGCGGCGACCGCGACACCGGCCGCGCGCTGGTCGAGCACAAGACGCCCCAGATGGTGGCCATCACCGGCTCCGTGCGGGCCGGCATGCAGGTGGCCGAGTCCGCCGCGCGCGACCTCAAGCGGGTGCACCTCGAGCTGGGCGGCAAGGCGCCCTGCGTGGTCTTCGACGACGCCGACGTCGCCGCGGCGGCCGAGGGCATCGCCGGCGCCGGGCTGTTCAACGCCGGCCAGGACTGCACCGCGGCGACCCGGGTGCTCGTGCAGGCCGGCGTCCACGACGAGTTCGTGGCGGCCCTGGCCGAGGCCGCCCAGGGCATGCCGACCGGCATGCCCGACGCGGAGGGCACCTACTACGGCCCGCTCAACAACGAGAACCAGCTCGCCCACGTCAGCGGCATGGTCGACCGGCTGCCCGACCACGCGTCGGTCGTCACCGGCGGCACCCGCCACGGCGACCGTGGCTACTTCTACGACCCCACCGTGCTCTCGGGCCTGCGCCAGGACGACGAGCAGATCCAGACCGAGATCTTCGGCCCCGTCATGACCGTGCAGAAGTTCGGCGACGAGGCCGAGGCGCTGCGCTGGGCCAACGACGTGCCCTACGCCCTGGCGTCCTCGGTCTGGACCCGCGACCACGCCCGGGCGCTGCGGGTCTCGCGCCGCCTCGACTTCGGCGCGGTCTGGATCAACACCCACATCCCGTTCATCAGCGAGATGCCCCACGGTGGCTTCAAGCACAGCGGCTACGGCAAGGACCTGTCGAAGTACGGCTTCGACGACTACACGCGCATCAAGCACGTCATGAGCTACATCGGTGAGTGA
- a CDS encoding aspartate aminotransferase family protein, translated as MTDPMSEQTRQQAAKDHLWMHFTRHSTYDSHDVPTIVRGDGAHIWDSHGRKYLDGLSGLFVVQTGHGRTELAEAAAKQAAELAFFPLWSYATPGAIELAARVASYAPGDLNRVFFTTGGGEAVESAWKLAKQYFKLTGKPTKHKVISRAIAYHGTPQGALSITGLPGMKAPFEPLVPSTFRVPNTNLYRAGETSYLGDPDDEHAFGQWCANRIAEAIEFEGPDTVAAVFLEPVQNSGGCFPPPPGYFQRVREICDEYDVLLVSDEVICAFGRLGHMFAAERYGYQPDIITCAKGLTSGYSPLGAMIATDRLFEPFSKGDTSFAHGYTFGGHPVSTAVAMANLDIFEREQLNEHVLATEGDFRATLEKLKDLPIVGDVRGDGYFYGIELVKDKATKETFDDAESERLLRGFLSGALFEAGLYCRADDRGDPVVQLAPPLICDQSHFDEMESTLRSVLTEAWNRL; from the coding sequence ATGACCGACCCCATGTCCGAGCAGACCCGGCAGCAGGCCGCGAAGGACCACCTGTGGATGCACTTCACGCGCCACTCCACCTACGACAGCCACGACGTGCCGACGATCGTGCGCGGTGACGGCGCCCACATCTGGGACTCCCACGGCCGCAAGTACCTCGACGGCCTCTCCGGCCTGTTCGTCGTGCAGACCGGCCACGGCCGCACCGAGCTCGCCGAGGCCGCCGCCAAGCAGGCCGCCGAGCTGGCGTTCTTCCCGCTGTGGTCCTACGCCACCCCCGGCGCCATCGAGCTGGCCGCACGCGTCGCGTCGTACGCGCCGGGCGACCTCAACCGCGTCTTCTTCACCACCGGCGGCGGCGAGGCCGTCGAGTCGGCGTGGAAGCTGGCCAAGCAGTACTTCAAGCTGACCGGCAAGCCGACCAAGCACAAGGTCATCAGCCGCGCGATCGCCTACCACGGCACGCCGCAGGGCGCCCTGTCCATCACCGGCCTGCCCGGCATGAAGGCCCCCTTCGAGCCGCTGGTGCCCTCCACCTTCCGGGTGCCCAACACCAACCTCTACCGCGCCGGCGAGACCAGCTACCTCGGCGACCCCGACGACGAGCACGCCTTCGGCCAGTGGTGCGCCAACCGGATCGCCGAGGCGATCGAGTTCGAGGGCCCCGACACGGTCGCGGCCGTCTTCCTCGAGCCCGTGCAGAACTCCGGCGGCTGCTTCCCGCCCCCGCCCGGCTACTTCCAGCGGGTGCGCGAGATCTGCGACGAGTACGACGTGCTGCTGGTCAGCGACGAGGTCATCTGCGCCTTCGGCCGCCTCGGGCACATGTTCGCCGCCGAGCGCTACGGCTACCAGCCCGACATCATCACCTGCGCCAAGGGCCTGACCTCGGGCTACTCCCCGCTCGGCGCCATGATCGCGACCGACCGCCTCTTCGAGCCCTTCAGCAAGGGCGACACGTCCTTCGCCCACGGCTACACCTTCGGCGGCCACCCGGTCTCGACCGCGGTCGCGATGGCCAACCTCGACATCTTCGAGCGCGAGCAGCTCAACGAGCACGTGCTGGCGACCGAGGGCGACTTCCGCGCCACGCTGGAGAAGCTCAAGGACCTGCCGATCGTCGGCGACGTCCGCGGCGACGGCTACTTCTACGGGATCGAGCTGGTCAAGGACAAGGCGACCAAGGAGACCTTCGACGACGCCGAGTCCGAGCGGCTGCTGCGCGGCTTCCTGTCGGGCGCCCTCTTCGAGGCCGGGCTCTACTGCCGCGCCGACGACCGCGGCGACCCGGTCGTGCAGCTGGCTCCCCCGCTGATCTGCGACCAGTCGCACTTCGACGAGATGGAGTCGACCCTGCGCTCGGTGCTGACGGAGGCCTGGAACCGCCTCTGA
- a CDS encoding carbon starvation CstA family protein, translated as MSTHTPTRPPSAPPPGDGGREKMSARSIATWVLVALVGATCWVVLALSRGESVSALWILFAALSSYLIAYRFYSRFIARRVLRLDDTRATPAERLENGSDYEVTDRRVLFGHHFAAIAGAGPLVGPVLAAQMGYLPGTVWIIVGVIFAGAVQDMVVLFLSMRRDGKSLGQMVREEIGVVGGTAALIAVFAIMIIILAVLSLVVVNALAESPWGVFSIGLTIPIALLMGFYLRYVRPGRVLEVTGIGVVLLLLAIIGGGYVEAWGLGDALTLSKETLTITLVVYGFVASILPVWMLLTPRDYLSTFMKVGVIGLLAVAMVLARPVLQNDAVTSFATDGDGPVFAGKLFPFLFITIACGALSGFHALISSGTTPKMVAKESHVRMIGYGGMLMESFVAISALIAACVIDQGLYFAINAPAGATGGTVEGAVQFVNGLGLTLTPDQLQAAAASVEEELVSRTGGAPTLAFGISVIFNDAFGGNLAAFWYHFAIMFEALFILTAVDAGTRVGRFMLQDTVGNIWPRFGDTSWKPASWLASAAVVGCWGYMLYVGVTDPLGGINQLFPLFGIANQLLAAIALTLCVTLFLKQGWLRYVWVPAVPLAWDLVTTMTASYQKVFSDNPAIGYFAQADKYRSAREAGEVLAPATNASQMDTVITNSTVNGVLQASFAVLVIVIVANAVLIWVKAVRAGSLPTTEVPAVHSDLVAPADFFATAEEKQAVAAWESERHEGVGSRR; from the coding sequence ATGTCCACGCACACCCCCACCCGACCGCCCAGCGCACCCCCACCCGGGGACGGCGGGCGCGAGAAGATGTCCGCGCGGTCGATCGCCACCTGGGTGCTCGTGGCCCTGGTCGGGGCCACCTGCTGGGTCGTCCTGGCGCTGAGCCGCGGCGAGTCGGTTTCGGCCCTGTGGATCCTGTTCGCGGCGCTGTCGTCGTACCTGATCGCCTACCGCTTCTACTCCCGCTTCATCGCCCGTCGGGTGCTGCGCCTCGACGACACCCGGGCCACGCCGGCCGAGCGGCTGGAGAACGGCAGCGACTACGAGGTCACCGACCGCCGCGTGCTGTTCGGCCACCACTTCGCCGCCATCGCCGGCGCCGGCCCCCTGGTGGGCCCGGTCCTGGCCGCGCAGATGGGCTACCTGCCGGGCACGGTCTGGATCATCGTCGGCGTCATCTTCGCCGGCGCGGTCCAGGACATGGTCGTGCTGTTCCTCTCGATGCGCCGCGACGGCAAGAGCCTGGGCCAGATGGTCCGCGAGGAGATCGGCGTCGTCGGCGGCACCGCGGCCCTGATCGCCGTCTTCGCGATCATGATCATCATCCTGGCCGTGCTCTCGCTGGTGGTCGTCAACGCCCTGGCCGAGTCGCCGTGGGGCGTGTTCTCGATCGGCCTGACGATCCCGATCGCGCTGCTCATGGGCTTCTACCTGCGCTACGTGCGCCCGGGCCGCGTGCTCGAGGTGACGGGCATCGGCGTGGTGCTGCTGCTCCTGGCCATCATCGGCGGCGGGTACGTCGAGGCCTGGGGCCTCGGCGACGCGCTGACGCTGTCGAAGGAGACGCTGACCATCACGCTGGTGGTCTACGGCTTCGTCGCCTCGATACTGCCGGTGTGGATGCTGCTCACGCCGCGCGACTACCTCTCGACGTTCATGAAGGTCGGCGTCATCGGGCTGCTCGCCGTGGCGATGGTCCTGGCCCGGCCGGTGCTGCAGAACGACGCCGTCACGTCCTTCGCGACCGACGGCGACGGACCGGTCTTCGCCGGCAAGCTGTTCCCGTTCCTGTTCATCACCATCGCGTGCGGCGCGCTGTCGGGCTTCCACGCGCTGATCTCCTCGGGCACCACCCCGAAGATGGTGGCCAAGGAGAGCCACGTCCGGATGATCGGCTACGGCGGCATGCTGATGGAGTCCTTCGTGGCCATCTCGGCACTCATCGCCGCCTGCGTCATCGACCAGGGCCTCTACTTCGCCATCAACGCCCCCGCCGGCGCGACCGGCGGCACCGTCGAGGGCGCCGTCCAGTTCGTCAACGGGCTGGGGCTGACCCTGACCCCCGACCAGCTGCAGGCCGCGGCCGCCTCCGTCGAGGAGGAGCTGGTCTCGCGCACCGGCGGCGCCCCGACCCTGGCCTTCGGCATCTCGGTCATCTTCAACGACGCCTTCGGCGGCAACCTCGCGGCGTTCTGGTACCACTTCGCGATCATGTTCGAGGCGCTGTTCATCCTCACCGCCGTCGACGCCGGCACCCGCGTGGGCCGCTTCATGCTGCAGGACACGGTCGGCAACATCTGGCCCCGCTTCGGCGACACGTCCTGGAAGCCCGCCTCGTGGCTCGCCTCCGCCGCGGTCGTCGGCTGCTGGGGCTACATGCTCTACGTCGGCGTCACCGATCCGCTGGGTGGCATCAACCAGCTCTTCCCGCTGTTCGGCATCGCCAACCAGCTGCTCGCCGCGATCGCGCTGACGCTGTGCGTGACGCTGTTCCTCAAGCAGGGCTGGCTGCGCTACGTCTGGGTGCCGGCCGTCCCGCTGGCGTGGGACCTGGTCACCACGATGACCGCGAGCTACCAGAAGGTGTTCTCCGACAACCCGGCCATCGGCTACTTCGCCCAGGCCGACAAGTACCGCAGCGCCCGCGAGGCCGGCGAGGTGCTCGCCCCGGCCACCAACGCCTCGCAGATGGACACGGTGATCACCAACTCGACCGTGAACGGCGTCCTGCAGGCCAGCTTCGCGGTGCTCGTCATCGTGATCGTGGCCAACGCGGTCCTGATCTGGGTCAAGGCGGTCCGCGCGGGCTCGCTGCCCACCACCGAGGTGCCCGCGGTCCACTCCGACCTCGTCGCCCCGGCCGACTTCTTCGCCACCGCCGAGGAGAAGCAGGCCGTCGCCGCGTGGGAGTCCGAGCGCCACGAGGGCGTCGGGAGCCGACGGTGA
- a CDS encoding YbdD/YjiX family protein: MTSSPHSATPVGGPLRRALAGVRWYAKQLSGESKWDEHLARCERDGVPPMTRREFERHRDHQREHGTQARCC, from the coding sequence GTGACGTCGTCACCCCACTCCGCCACCCCGGTCGGGGGCCCGCTGCGCCGGGCCCTCGCCGGGGTGCGGTGGTACGCCAAGCAGCTCAGCGGCGAGTCCAAGTGGGACGAGCACCTCGCCCGCTGCGAGCGCGACGGCGTCCCCCCGATGACGCGGCGCGAGTTCGAGCGCCACCGCGACCACCAGCGCGAGCACGGCACCCAGGCGCGCTGCTGCTGA
- a CDS encoding antibiotic biosynthesis monooxygenase family protein produces MIRNVVVGVVREGVSPEQVEEALDALRQFRMDGELVGIVAGQDLGLREGNASYCLTVDFPDAAAYRTYDLDEEHNRIRRELFAPISTSIQRIQFELPD; encoded by the coding sequence ATGATCCGCAACGTCGTCGTCGGGGTGGTCCGGGAGGGCGTCAGCCCCGAGCAGGTCGAGGAGGCGCTCGACGCCTTGCGCCAGTTCCGGATGGACGGCGAGCTCGTCGGCATCGTCGCCGGCCAGGACCTCGGGCTGCGCGAGGGCAACGCGTCGTACTGCCTGACGGTCGACTTCCCGGACGCCGCGGCGTACCGCACCTACGACCTCGACGAGGAGCACAACCGGATCCGGCGCGAGCTGTTCGCCCCGATCTCCACCTCGATCCAGCGGATCCAGTTCGAGCTGCCCGACTGA
- a CDS encoding HNH endonuclease signature motif containing protein: protein MSSSPHDTSAAHPVVDLVVRLRARLDDLASPASRPVWALDTSEQRHVLTELATAQAQLEALRLRVLAEADRSGATTAHADRSAADWVAVETRQRRAAARSDLRLASALERHHVLATALARGDANADQARAVVAALDHLPAGGDLAVSPEQRCRAERWLVEQAAHHDAQALRMLGRRLFEVICPERADEIEGRLLEAEEQEAARRTSLTMREDDLGVCHGRFRIPARHGQMLTKMILALTPPPSSAPDAEAQPLPVRHGVALTELIERIPAESLPTAGGCGATVVVTMTMEQLLADLDAAGVATLDTGGRVSAAEARRLASRAGIVPVVLGGASVPLDAGRQRRFFSAQQRIALQLRDRHCTAHGCDAPPALCHAHHDRPWSQVGTTDLAHGRLLCGHHHRRVHDPSYRHERLPDGSLRFHRRE from the coding sequence ATGAGCAGCTCCCCCCACGACACCTCGGCGGCCCACCCGGTCGTCGATCTCGTGGTCCGGCTGCGCGCCCGGCTCGACGACCTCGCCTCCCCTGCGAGCCGGCCGGTCTGGGCGCTCGACACCTCCGAGCAGCGCCACGTCCTGACCGAGCTCGCGACCGCCCAGGCCCAGCTCGAGGCGCTGCGCCTCCGGGTGCTCGCCGAGGCTGACCGCTCCGGTGCCACCACCGCGCACGCCGACCGCTCGGCCGCCGATTGGGTCGCCGTCGAGACCCGGCAGCGGCGCGCAGCCGCTCGCTCCGACCTGCGCCTCGCCAGCGCCCTGGAGCGGCACCACGTCCTCGCCACCGCTCTTGCCCGGGGCGACGCCAACGCCGACCAGGCGCGGGCCGTCGTCGCGGCGCTCGACCACCTGCCGGCCGGCGGCGACCTCGCGGTCTCGCCCGAGCAGCGCTGCCGCGCCGAGCGGTGGCTCGTCGAGCAGGCCGCCCACCACGACGCCCAGGCGCTGCGGATGCTGGGGCGGCGGCTGTTCGAGGTGATCTGCCCCGAGCGTGCCGACGAGATCGAGGGCCGGTTGCTGGAGGCCGAGGAGCAGGAGGCGGCGCGGCGCACGTCGTTGACGATGCGCGAGGACGACCTGGGCGTCTGCCACGGCCGTTTCCGGATCCCGGCCCGCCACGGGCAGATGCTGACGAAGATGATCCTGGCGCTCACCCCGCCCCCGTCGAGCGCGCCCGACGCCGAGGCCCAGCCGCTCCCCGTCCGCCACGGCGTCGCCCTGACCGAGCTGATCGAGCGGATCCCCGCCGAGAGCCTGCCCACCGCCGGCGGCTGCGGCGCCACCGTCGTGGTCACCATGACGATGGAGCAGTTGCTGGCCGACCTCGACGCCGCCGGCGTCGCCACGCTCGACACCGGAGGCCGGGTCAGCGCCGCCGAGGCCCGCCGTCTCGCCTCCCGGGCCGGCATCGTCCCGGTCGTGCTCGGTGGCGCCTCGGTCCCCCTCGACGCGGGGCGCCAGCGCCGGTTCTTCTCGGCCCAGCAGCGGATCGCCCTCCAGCTCCGGGACCGCCACTGCACCGCCCACGGCTGCGACGCTCCCCCGGCTCTGTGCCACGCCCACCACGACCGACCCTGGAGCCAGGTCGGCACCACCGACCTCGCCCACGGCCGCCTGCTCTGCGGCCACCACCACCGCCGCGTCCACGACCCGTCCTACCGCCACGAGCGGTTGCCGGACGGGTCCCTCCGGTTCCACCGGCGGGAGTGA